The DNA region AAATAAACAAGATAAATTATTCAGCAATACAGCAGTTTACATTCCTATTAAACAGTTTGTCTCCCCGCTATTACACAATTGTGGGACTTAAATGATTTCTGTGGTAATTAGAATAGGTTTAGAATttacttcttcctcctctttccataATTACATTTACTGACagttattttatatatattttatatttgatcCAAATATTTAAGTTTCTCAGGCACAAAATTGGAAATGACAAAACATTATGCAAGTAAAAGccgagagaaaaaaaaatccaaactgtgcTGTATAGATTTGTGGTCTTCATTTTTACATGCAACAAATGTTTTCCCCTAATTTTGTTTCTAGTCTCCACCGAAAGGAGCAACCATTCCCTACCGTCCCAAGGCCGTAACCGTCGGAGTCCACGCAGTATTAGCGCCGCAGCAATCTGCTCACGTAAGCAGCCCTATGGGAGTTATTAAGCTATAATTGTAGCCAGTTTGTCAGAAAGATAATAGCTGAAAGGGCTCATTTGGAAGGGTTCTGGTGACGTGCTGCTCATTAGTCATATTTCCACCACTAGAGGGACACATTTGTGTAATTATAAAGCAATGAGCCTCATATTTTAATGCAGAAAGCAGATAGAGGAGGTGTTGCTCCTGCAAGTAAGTATTGAAACAGCAGTGTCTCAGTGCTCTGAATAGAAGACATTCACATTGATAATTGGCTTCCAGTGGTAAAATCTCGATGTGGAGATTAAAGCTCACATTTTTCACTCACTGGAAACGCCACTGTCCCAAATTTTTGTGCAGCGTGTTCTGACCTATCAGACATCTGTTTGCTATTGAATTTCTGCTCATGGTCgaaggggggggtgggttgGCAGATAACTGATGAAATTCTGTCAAATCTATACACATTACAGCCATGGAAAAGTGGAACTGATTGATTTCCATAGATGCACTCAGTGCACTGAGCCTGACTTCACACCAGCTGTGACAAATTCAATCCGCAAGTCTCATGTTAGAGCGCGTCTGTACAGGTTTCAAAGATATATatcctttttcccccttctgttTCTTTCCCTCCCAGGCGTTTGCGATTCCTGGGCAGTACACTTTTGCACATCAAGACGTAAGTATATTCTTTTGAATGAGTGACATCCACCCTGTCGACCTGCTCCTGCCCACGCCTTCTAAGCTACCACTTCATCCTCTGTCCACCCTACTCTGCAAAGATGAAACACCGACCTTTTGACATGACTAACACTAACGATCAGTAGCGGCACGTGTCGATTGAAAAGTGAAGAAATTGAGAAGCAATAATCACTTGTAGCCTTGTAGTCCGATATGTGACTGTGTTTTCAGATGACTGCTGCGAGAAGGGAGAATTTGTTCTGAGGGAAATGACACCATCTGTGATATTTGCGAATGTCAGATTGGCTGTGTATTGTAGCTGTCACCTCCTCTGAAATAATCCAGTTTGATTGGTTAGCTCTAACTTCCTTCCTACCCTGCAGTTGACCAAGCTTCACCAGTTGGCTATGCAGCATatccccctcccttcccttggGCAGAGCAACCCTACCTTCCCTGGTACGTACCCATGGCTCCTTGGGGAAGTCCATCTATCTCCCTGTCATCACTCCTCACTTAAATCACATCATCAGAATGTGCAGGAGTGTGGACCGTCACAGGTGTTTTTCTCAAAAGCTTTCATATTTATCCCGTGCACACCAATTAGGCAAAAAATTAGAAATAGAAAAGATTTAATGACACTCTGGCAAATTTGTTCTGTATCAAAACAATCTAAAAAGCTGGGGAGTGAAAAATTTATAAAGCAAAGCATGATTCTGACAAAAGAAATCGAGCAGTAggaaaaagctgctgaaaaagTGCAGTTTCCTCAGAGGGAAATGTGGaatatttaacctttttttccccattatttCTGGTATTCTCCCCAAATTCCATATGTCCAGTCTACCTTTCCAGAATGATAATCAAATCCTAATCTCTTTTACccatcctccacctctgcaaCATTTCTCCTTCAAATCTAACACTGTCTTGGCCAGACCATCCTCAACTCTCCCACACTCATATATTTGGCCAAACTGACTCGAATTGAAACCAGATCATAGCAAGATTCTGATTGGCAGGGCTGGCGTCACAGAGGGCGCTGATTTTAACGTTAACTCAACCAGATTCTATGCGTATAGGTCCCCACCTTGAGAACTTATTTGGCTACATTCCGTTTTTGTTTCCCTAATTTAGCAGAGTCAAAGTAGGGCAAGTTGTCATACCATGGAAGTGAAAGCCATTAGTGCCATACTGTTGTTCGCATTTGTTGTCCTACTTTGCAGGATTGGATCCATCTGCCCCCACAAGTTCACAAGAAATGGCGATACCTAATGATGTAAGTGCCACATTGTCTACTCTGTTAACCGTCCTTTATACCCTTGAAACACTTATTGAATGGGCCGATTTAATGTGAAAGATTTAAGCATGCGTATTCTGACGGTTGCCTTTTTTTAGAGGCAGCTTAATAGAAATTACAGCTTTAACAAAATGCTTTTCAAAGAATCCATAGCACCGTATCACTGCAGAAAACATCACTGAGCAAGTGTCAGTCACATATATGTATTCGTAATATCTGGAGCGCAGAAATACATGTGAATATTGTGGTAGGAGCTGCTTCACTAATCTAATATtatgaataaaacaacaaactgtGCTTCATAATCAGTCAAATTTAATCGTCTACTTTCTTTTCTGCTTAGAAAAGTAATTTGGGTAAATTGGACtcaaggaaataaaaaaaaatctgttctgcGTTCTGGGTTGGATTTGCCAATAATAGTTGCTTTTTAGCTCATATTCTGTGAAATGTAGTCGTATAAGAGAGTGATTTTGCAATGATCACAGTTTCGCTCAGCCACTACATGAGCCAGGTCTGTTCTGGGCGCAGAAAATGAGCTGGTTCTGGATGTGCTGAGAAAGAGCCGAGTGGGCTGTTAAGCTGGCCGCTTCTCTATTGTAACGGTGCATTTACTGTACAAACATAAGTGTGGACTTCCATCATCCCATCTAACTCTCATTAGCTTGTCTCTCGAAAACATTAAAGTATTCCATTAAAGTGTCTGAAACAGAAAAGTAGATTCTATTTTGGAAATGACTCTCACCATAATATCATGATGCGTTTATAATGGAAGTTTAATGTGTATTTCTGCTGTTCGAATTTCTAGTTGGCCTCGTGTGCTTCCCTGTGTTGCGCTGACATTTAATTAGGAAACGTATGGAAACATGACCCGATTTGTTATTTACacgtttcctcctctccccttgtAGTTTATTGGCTGCATAATTGGGAGGCAGGGCAGCAAGATCAATGAGATTCGTCAGGTCTCGGGAGCTCACATCAAAATCGCCAGCACTACTGATGGATCTGCCGTGCGCCAAGTCACGATCACAGGCTCACCAGCCAGTATCAACGTGGCCCAGTACCTCATCAATGCCAGGTAAGACAGTAGCCAGGGTGGCCACATCCAGCAAAGCTCCACGTCGCAGCCTGGTGATAAGACCACCATGCTCCTACATGAGGGATGAGTTATTGAACTCGTGCCGAGGCTGGATTTGTCCCACGTCACTGCGTCATTGTGTTACTACATTCAAATCCTTATTGTGATTTCTTTTAACACTTTCCTTtgattcttatttttttttctcctctctcacctcccctctccttcctcccacccctcctctccctttttCATTTCCCTCTTAACCCTGCGCCATCTCTACATGCCAACCCAAATATCCCGACCTGCAGCTTAGAGATGGCTAAATATACCATGCAGGCTGCTTCCTCTGCGACCCCGGTTGATCTCAACCTGGGCTTCTCTCAGTCCGCTCCCACTGCCTCTACCGCCGCCACCTCTATGGCTGTCCTGGCGGCCGCCAACCCAGCCCCTACCACCATTAATGTCCACTCTCCCTCCACCTTACCAGCCATCCAAAACCCACACTACGCCATTCCCGTTTCCAGCCTGCTTGGCATGAAAAGTCTCCCCCTTCTGGCTGTCCATCCAGCAGCCGCTTCCAGCCTAACACAGGGTTTGTCCCATTACACCGCAAAAATGCCAACTTCCGGTGTCAAAAAGTCTGAGCGGCAGAAGTTTGCCCCTTATTGATGTCTAGACAGTGTAGCTGACTGGTAAGAAATGATAATGAGTTAAAGTGGTTCGCTCAGGGTTAGAAAGGCCCGACACCTGtgcacacttgtgtgtgtgcgtgcgtgtgtgcgtgcgtgcgtgagagtgtgtgtttctacaATTCAGGAGAGTGAACCAGGTGGATATTACCCAGTCCAACTTTCAGCTTGTGAATAGAAATTCATGTGGTTAACTCAGGCTTGTTTTATGCACTGGGGAATGATATTTTTCATATGGGATCATGTTACAGAGCTTTATCTGAGACCAGAGGAGATATTTCCcatgatgcaaaaaaaaaaaaaaaaacaacaaaaaaaacaataaaagaggTAGTGTTTAATGTGCGTGATtagtttttgggtttttctttagAGCAAATAGGCTGCGAGCAGAATAGGGATGAATAGTTGGCAGcagactgttgaaatgtttgtcttttataTTAGAAATTGGCATGCTGAGTATTTTTTAAAGGAATTGCTCCACTCTACTGTAGGCTCTCATCAGTGCTAACAGGCTGGGACGTGCTGTAGTAAGCTTGCACTGTTGCAGATCTGATGGGATTATCCTAAAGCCACACTGGTCCGAGTGGATTTCACTCTATGCAGTAATCCTGTAAGGAGGCAATGGATGTAACTCATTTATTCTTTCTGTGTCGTAGctcctttcttgttttttctccAAACTAATGAGTGGAAtatgtgcagcagcaggaccgGACGCTGCTCGGTTGTGTGATACAAAAACCTTTTATGCACTTGTTTCAGGTATGGGTTTACCAACAATACAGATTTGTAATATTTGTCTGTGAACTGACTTTGAAATAAATTAGACTTTTTATGAACATGGGTTCTGTTATTCTTTTTGTTCATGACCGACCCTAAATATAATCATGTGTCCCCCCGGATGTGTGTTGTTTACATTAATTTTGTGCCTAAATCCTTTAAAAGCAATTAATATTCCTCTGCTTCTGATTATAGTAAGTAATTTACAAGAGTGGGGGCCATTGGAGGAGTATTTGACCTCTCATGCCTTAGAGGAAACCTATGTTTTTGCTGAGTTTACTGCCAGTGGCAAGATAAGAAAATGCAGCATCTGTTGTGATG from Takifugu rubripes chromosome 4, fTakRub1.2, whole genome shotgun sequence includes:
- the LOC101076565 gene encoding poly(rC)-binding protein 3 isoform X1 → MSDKEEMSSDGSLNVTLTLRLLMHGKEVGSIIGKKGETVKKMREESGARINISEGSSPERIVTITGATEAIFRAFAMIAQKFEEDISAAMSNSSVTSKPPVTLRLVFPGSQCGSLIGKGGSKIKEIRETTGAQVQVAGDMLPDSTERAVTISGTPQAITQCVRHICSVMLESPPKGATIPYRPKAVTVGVHAVLAPQQSAHAFAIPGQYTFAHQDLTKLHQLAMQHIPLPSLGQSNPTFPGLDPSAPTSSQEMAIPNDFIGCIIGRQGSKINEIRQVSGAHIKIASTTDGSAVRQVTITGSPASINVAQYLINASLEMAKYTMQAASSATPVDLNLGFSQSAPTASTAATSMAVLAAANPAPTTINVHSPSTLPAIQNPHYAIPVSSLLGMKSLPLLAVHPAAASSLTQGLSHYTAKMPTSGVKKSERQKFAPY